In Setaria italica strain Yugu1 chromosome I, Setaria_italica_v2.0, whole genome shotgun sequence, the genomic window TTGTTGGATTCATTATTCATTTCATTTTCAGTTGTAAAATTGACAACACGCGAATGATTCTTACCTCCACCACTTTCCAAAAGCTAGCAGGCACACAACATGGATTTGGCCTGCTCCAAGTGTTGGGCCCCACATGCATCGTAATGTTTCGTGACATCATCCTTACCTTTGCTTGTTCGACTCATACTACCGACTTTGCCCTCCGAGCAAGCCTTTCTACAACTACCATATTAAcattgtttttttaataaagaaatAACATTTTCCCAGTAGAGAATAAAAAGTAGTCACGAACTCATAATTATGAGATGGAGTAATCTTTGCGAGTGTTCACGAAAGATAATTATTATATGTTTGAATTGTAACCTAGTGCATTAATTGGGCACGCGCCACCCCAAATCTTTTATAGACATGACACAAATCAAAGCATGTCAAACCAAGTCAAGAACAAAAGAGACGTATCCAGTGCAAAAACTGGGTGGGGTCTGGAAAAAAATTTCTAAATAGCCTTACCCTTAtaaaattcttttaaaattctGCAAAGAGACTGGTTCAAACCTATAACCTTCAAACCACAAGTGTGGAGAGTTTTACCACTGCATGGCGAAACCAAGACGACAAGAACGGAACAAAAGGCTGGTTGGTTCCTTGTCACTTCTTGTGAGTGCGCTAGTCATCATTATATAAGTAGCTTTGGCATACGTGAAGCAACTTCCATTGGTCGGCCAGTGGTATTCTCGAAATATACTCTTAATCATGTGTCCAAACTCGCAAAGCATTTCCTTTAAATACGACACTGCACTACTACCTCCAAAGTACAAACCCCCTCTCACTTACTCAGACACGCCACTGCCACAAAATTGTGAATTACTGTGATCTTGGTCCAACGGAGCTTCAGAACTCATCACAAATTCTAGCTCCTTGCACCTATCGTCTAACAGCTAGCTAGCCACCATCATGGGGAATTGCCTTGTGATTAAAGTCAGGAAGGAGATCAAGATCATGAGCGTGGACGGCAGCGAAGTCCTCAAGATGCCATCCTCCACCAGCAGCTTGAAGGTCCAGGAATCCCTGCCGGACGTGCTTCCGGTGAAGGCGCCGGCGGCTGTCGTCGACCCAGGCGCCGCCGTCAGGGTGAAGCTAGTGATCAGCAAGCAGGAGCTCAAGAAGATGCTCGACAAGGAGGGCATGTCGCTGGACGACATGGTGTCTCTCATGCGAAAAGAACAAGCAAAGGATGATCGTGAACAAGAGTGCTGCGGAGGGTGGCGGCCTGCGCTGGAGAGCATACCAGAGGGCAGAGATCTATAGTAGTAGCCGGGATCGTTCAGATATCAAAGTTGCAAGGTCATCAATCTCCTGCTTACAAAGTGCAGGGTACTTTTTTGGAATAAGCATAAGCAAAACATATGCTAgataatatatatacatgtaaaTGTATAGGGATAGCATAGGTGTAGTATAGAGGTATGGTAGGAGTTTTGAGATAGGGATTCTCTTCATCTTTTCTTGCtgctcacatgcatgcatgctagcttGTAAAGAAGAGGTAAAGATGATCCTGGAAATCAAGCAGGTCGTTATATATATGGTGCCATACTCTTTGTCCTTCATAGTTCATCAGCAAAGCTAAACGGGACTCATCTCAAGGGTTTCACTTTGAACCCTGTCTTGGATCTATATTATTTGGTTTTACATAATACTTATGTCATTCTGCACAGTTGTCTTTAGCATGCAGCTGGAAACAGTCTCGTTGGTGCATGCTCTGTATACCAAAGTCTCGTTGGCGTGCCGGAGCGGTGGCGGCCCGGATCTGGCCCTGCCGTGGGCGGATCCGGCCTccccgcccccggatccgccgcccccagCCCTTTCCAGTGCGGCGCGAgtaggtggcgacggcggctcACGGCCATGGCTGTCGATGAGCGGCAGCTCGCTGCGGACGTCTTCCTCGCGCGCGTCGCCAGCGAGCTCATCCTCCAGGCACAGGGTGCCGGTCGCGTGCGGATGTAGGCCGGACAGCCAGCGCGAGCAACGGAGGAGCGCCGGCTGGGAGAGAAGCGCAGCGGCTGGGAGGAGCGCGACAGCCATGtggagc contains:
- the LOC101779099 gene encoding uncharacterized protein LOC101779099 produces the protein MGNCLVIKVRKEIKIMSVDGSEVLKMPSSTSSLKVQESLPDVLPVKAPAAVVDPGAAVRVKLVISKQELKKMLDKEGMSLDDMVSLMRKEQAKDDREQECCGGWRPALESIPEGRDL